Below is a window of Pocillopora verrucosa isolate sample1 chromosome 6, ASM3666991v2, whole genome shotgun sequence DNA.
TTTCAGATAAACTGAAAAAGCAGGAAGAAAGAAAGTTGTCTTGAGGAGACTTAAGAAGTCCTGGTTAAAAATAGGCCTCTTAAAATCTTTTTAGATAAATAATGGGTTAGAAAAACGATCCTATCCTTACCTTTTGCTTCTCATAAATGTCAATAGAAATCATTCTGAAACAAACTGAATCATTTACTTAGAATAGAAACACGTGATTACTACGTCCATAAACTTAATGCTTGCAAATCTAACGCTTTAGACACGTGGAGAATCCTCAATGAGGTAATAAACCGACGTCTTAAATAGAATAGTTTACCTCTACATTTAAGGTTACTAATTATGAAATTAGCGATCTTTTTGAAATAACAAATGGTTTTGATGGTTTTTCCCCTTGCCTTGCACTTACTTCAgcagaaaaaaatccaaattccATCAGGTCTAAATAGCAGTTAATGCAGTGTTTTACCCACTTACCGCCAAGAAATTATTAAGATCTGTGCTAGTCTACGCCTAGGCATAGCTACTGGGTTAAACGATTTTATCATGGATGTCGTAAGACAATACATAGATATAATTTCTAATCCTTCAGCTCATATTGTCAATTTATCCATAGCCTCGGGAGTTGTGCCCAAAGAGCTTAAGATAGCTCGTGTTATATATTTACTCACTACAGACCTATGTCAGTCTTAACAGTCTTTTCGACATTTCCCTGTAAAATCGTCAAATTTCCGACTCGTGGAAATAATTTCCTGGATCAAATTCTCACAAATACGAGGGTTTTACTTGGTGCAGAAAGACTCTTATGGGATAGAATTAATTATTTGATCAGCAGGGATTTGCTAAAGCAAAGGCatagaaaaaaccaggaaagatttattactcgacgtttcggggtcatcgtgactccattatcaagagactagtttaaaaacatgcaaataaggaaaggtacaagaatagcataaattagaatgaacggcttaaacaaacaccttggcgcggatggaatccgtttgcacgttcagtgttggcttacgcatgcgaatatacaacatttcattaacaaggcaatcaaatttgccgttacatttcgcgatgacgttgaattgctcgatcaagcgttcaggcatttcactattgtgctggaggtggtagtgtttgtagatagaagatgatttccttgtgtgcccttctacgcgctcgtgtaagtgaccacgagtatagcccacataccctgcatcacacaggttacatttaaattcataaacgatacattgttggttaacaatagggggcttaatttcgtgttgcttaagCTGTTGATCGAGCTTAGGGCTAACGAACACTGGTTGGACAGTCACGCTTAACTTCGAGCTTAGactgttcagttgttgtttaacaTGATTAGCTGACGACTGGTCCTTGAAGGGTAACACTAATCTCACAATCTCCGATGGTACGTCTGGTGATGGACAGGGCTCTGCAGATGAAATCCTTCTCTCAACGAACCGCTTGATTGTAGTTTCAACCaatggctttgggtatttcaagttatgaaaaaccCCTCTAAGGCGGTCACATTCCTCGGAGAAGAAAGACCAGTTAGAAGATAATCGATAAGCGCGATCCACCATGGTGTTAACTAGGCTGCGCTTGTACTTAATGTCAACATGACTCTGGAAATGCAGAAGGAGACCCGTGTTGGTTCTTTTGATGTAGACCTTGCTCTCAATCTTTGGTGCACGGTTAAGCAGTTCAGTTCCTAGAAAGGGAAGGGATCCTTCCCGTTCGACTTCCATGGTAAACTGGAGGGAGGGATGGGTAGAGTTAAGGGTGTCTAGAAACTGGCCAGCGGTCACCCTATCAGGCATTACGGTCAGGGTGTCATCGACGTACCTCCGGTAATAGCGCGGAAGTTGACCGTGTTGTTCGAGGTTTTCCTCAATCGAGCACATGAAGACGTTAGCCAGCAACGGTCCAAGGGGAGAACCCATAGCGACTCCATCTGTCTGCTCATATAAAGCACCGTCAAACTGGAAAAGCTGGTTTTTCGTAGCTGCTCGGAGGAGGTCGATTAGGTCCGCTTTAGAGATGTTCAAGCTGTGCGTCTCGTTGAACCAATCCTGGGCAAAGGCTTTTTCAGCTAAGATCTGTATTGTTTCCTCCAATGGTACATTTGTAAACAATGAGGTGACGTCATAGGAAACTAAAATTTCGCCGTTCTTGATCTCGAAGCCTCGTACTTCATCAGCAAAGCGGAATGTGTCTGTCACTGTATATTGGTTGCACGACAGGGGTTTCAATTTGTCGTCAAGCCATTTCGCTAGCGAGTAATTGTAGGTGTTAGTAGCAGAGAGTATTGGCCGCACGGCCAACTGTTCTTTATGTGTCTTCGGCAAGCCATACAGGTGTGCGAGTCTGGACCCTTTCGGGCGGAGAGCGTCAGCAATGGATTTCGGTAGAATCTTTCGAACGAGAGTTTCCAACTCCCTTTCTTTCTGAAGGAGAGGGTGGTAATACTTAGGAGGTCGTCCTCTGGTTCTCGGTCTCTCCGAGTCGACGAATCGGAATTTGCTGGTATCGTTTATTGACGCTTCGGATAGTAGGCGAAGATATTCTGATTTATCCATAACAACAACACCAGACCCTTTATCCGGTTTTGTGACAACGATGTCATCGCGTTTTTTCAGATCTTCAATAGCTTGCAAGAGGGCTTTAGGAGGTTTTGGGCTACTCTTATTAATATACTCTAGCGCAACAGATCGTAAGGTTGCGGCTGCTAGTTCGCGTGAATTCTCGTTTGGTAGATGCCGTTCATGCATACTGGAACCTGTATCACAGCTTGCCTTGATCTCAACTGGAGACACTCTTTGTGGGATCGCAAATTTCAGGCCACGACAGAGAACCAATTTTTGGAAGAACGATAGTTCGTAAGAGGAAATATTCAGGATGTGTTCGTCGACGTCAGTTTCTCTGTAGAGAAGCCTTGAGATCTTTCGAGTGTGGGTGTTCGTAACTTCAAGTTGGAGTTTATTCCGAAGTATAGTGATGGTTCGTAAGATGCACATATAGCGGAATAGTGAACAGGTCTGACGGATTTCATCATAGATGCCATTGATTTCCTCTCGAAGTACCATACTCTCCTGTATTCTTACTCTGAGCTCCTCCGCGATCACGTTCTTTGTAAAGAACGCACAGCTTGAACATCTCTAAAGCGGACCTAATCGACCTCCTCCGAGCAGCTACGAAAAACCAGCTTTTCCAGTTTGACGGTGCTTTATATGAGCAGACAGATGGAGTCGCTATGGGTTCTCCCCTTGGACCGTTGCTGGCTAACGTCTTCATGTGCTCGATTGAGGAAAACCTCGAACAACACGGTCAACTTCCGCGCTATTACCGGAGGTACGTCGATGACACCCTGACCGTAATGCCTGATAGGGTGACCGCTGGCCAGTTTCTAGACACCCTTAACTCTACCCATCCCTCCCTCCAGTTTACCATGGAAGTCGAACGGGAAGGATCCCTTCCCTTTCTAGGAACTGAACTGCTTAACCGTGCACCAAAGATTGAGAGCAAGGTCTACATCAAAAGAACCAACACGGGTCTCCTTCTGCATTTCCAGAGTCATGTTGACATTAAGTACAAGCGCAGCCTAGTTAACACCATGGTGGATCGCGCTTATCGATTATCTTCTAACTGGTCTTTCTTCTCCGAGGAATGTGACCGCCTTAGAGGggtttttcataacttgaaatacccaaagccattGGTTGAAACTACAATCAAGCGGTTCGTTGAGAGAAGGATTTCATCTGCAGAGCCCTGTCCATCACCAGACGTACCATCGGAGATTGTGAGATTAGTGTTACCCTTCAAGGACCAGTCGTCAGCTAATCAtgttaaacaacaactgaacagtCTAAGCTCGAAGTTAAGCGTGACTGTCCAACCAGTGTTCGTTAGCCCTAAGCTCGATCAACAGcttaagcaacacgaaattaagccccctattgttaaccaacaatgtatcgtttatgaatttaaatgtaacctgtgtgatgcagggtatgtgggctatactcgtggtcacttacacgagcgcgtagaagggcacacaaggaaatcatcttctatctacaaacactaccacctccagcacaatagtgaaatgcctgaacgcttgatcgagcaattcaacgtcatcgcgaaatgtaacggcaaatttgattgccttgttaatgaaatgttgtatattcgcatgcgtaagccaacactgaacgtgcaaacggattccatccgcgccaaggtgtttgtttaagccgttcattctaatttatgctattcttgtacctttccttatttgcatgtttttaaactagtctcttgataatggagtcacgatgaccccgaaacgtcgagtaataaatctttcctggttttttctaGAATTAATTATAAACAAATTATTCCGAAAAAAAGTGATacttttctttccaaaagaGCCGAGTGAagtctgttttttatttttttcagactttctaAAAGTTTTTGGTAGGACACAATGAATTGCCAAATCTCTCTCTTAGCTGGGTTTTCGAATCACACATTTGCTTCAGAACAGCGTATTCCTAACCCTCCTCAGAGTAAAGAGAATGTTCCTATAAAGGTCACTTTATGTCACTGTTTTAagttataattttaatttcagtatGATCAGCTCACAGACATCTCAAGTAAGACtttatgcagaaaaaaaaaataagaagattAGGAGAGGAGCAAGGGATTTGAATAAAAGAAGAGGAAAGCCAAAAGAATACACAAAGTCAATTGGCAAATGGCTGAAATCAAGACAGTCTCTCTAAGAAAATGAGGATATTTACGCCCGAAGTTATGTCGCCTGAAACTAGAGTTTGAGCTTAGACGATATATAAGGCTTGTTTGGTCTCGTTATGGCCTTTCTGGATCGACTGTGTCCCGCCGAAATACGTGAGCCATGGCACCGAAGCAAACCGCCGGTGGTCCCTGATAAGTGCGGTTTGATTCATACCTGCTGAGGAACTAAAAGCATTTTGGActattgcaagaaaaaattaaaccgtttttttttttaatttctacaTGTTATTCCTCCGATCCTTAAGTCGTCGACTTTGGGTGGAGAAACTCTTTCTATAATTTGTGATTTTCGTTAAGTTGAAGTGATCTGTGACAAGTATGGCAGGTAGACataagagaaaatgaaatggtCCTGGCTTCACACTATTCCCGTCCCCCTACTCTCGTACTTCCAAAACCTGTTGATAATCCTTGAGGAAATACTCAACGGGAATGTTTCCCACCCTGTTCACCTTGCTAATTTGTGGTAAGTTTTTAATATTGTTTAATCTTTTACTAGTCCTCTAGATTATAAGGGAGGATTGTATGGGGTTTTATAACAACTTATTTCTTTAAGTAATCCAGATATAACTCGTGTTAATCATCCGAGTGACATTAAATGTCCAACGGCACAATTTACCTGAAAAGagcaagagaaaaggaaatcGCCAATTCTGTATGCTAGACGTGGCTTCACTTGTGTCCCGTGCTTGTTTGCTTCAGCTTGTGAATCAGTAGGACATATTACTGACCAGGGGAGTTGGATGTGA
It encodes the following:
- the LOC131769109 gene encoding uncharacterized protein gives rise to the protein MHERHLPNENSRELAAATLRSVALEYINKSSPKPPKALLQAIEDLKKRDDIVVTKPDKGSGVVVMDKSEYLRLLSEASINDTSKFRFVDSERPRTRGRPPKYYHPLLQKERELETLVRKILPKSIADALRPKGSRLAHLYGLPKTHKEQLAVRPILSATNTYNYSLAKWLDDKLKPLSCNQYTVTDTFRFADEVRGFEIKNGEILVSYDVTSLFTNVPLEETIQILAEKAFAQDWFNETHSLNISKADLIDLLRAATKNQLFQFDGALYEQTDGVAMGSPLGPLLANVFMCSIEENLEQHGQLPRYYRRYVDDTLTVMPDRVTAGQFLDTLNSTHPSLQFTMEVEREGSLPFLGTELLNRAPKIESKVYIKRTNTGLLLHFQSHVDIKYKRSLVNTMVDRAYRLSSNWSFFSEECDRLRGVFHNLKYPKPLVETTIKRFVERRISSAEPCPSPDVPSEIVRLVLPFKDQSSANHVKQQLNSLSSKLSVTVQPVFVSPKLDQQLKQHEIKPPIVNQQCIVYEFKCNLCDAGYVGYTRGHLHERVEGHTRKSSSIYKHYHLQHNSEMPERLIEQFNVIAKCNGKFDCLVNEMLYIRMRKPTLNVQTDSIRAKVFV
- the LOC131790470 gene encoding uncharacterized protein — translated: MGSPLGPLLANVFMCSIEENLEQHGQLPRYYRRYVDDTLTVMPDRVTAGQFLDTLNSTHPSLQFTMEVEREGSLPFLGTELLNRAPKIESKVYIKRTNTGLLLHFQSHVDIKYKRSLVNTMVDRAYRLSSNWSFFSEECDRLRGVFHNLKYPKPLVETTIKRFVERRISSAEPCPSPDVPSEIVRLVLPFKDQSSANHVKQQLNSLSSKLSVTVQPVFVSPKLDQQLKQHEIKPPIVNQQCIVYEFKCNLCDAGYVGYTRGHLHERVEGHTRKSSSIYKHYHLQHNSEMPERLIEQFNVIAKCNGKFDCLVNEMLYIRMRKPTLNVQTDSIRAKVFV